TTCAGGGGGAGGGCCGGGAGAAGCTGCGAAGGCTGAAAGAGGTGAGGGTCCATGGCCAAGGGCCTCCTGCGAGCTGCTCGACCCAGAATCTCCGCGTGTCTGGCCAGGCCGCGCTTCGGGGTCGGGCTCGCGGCCTCGCTTTAATTGCACTTGGACGAGGTCCATGGCACCCGCGGCGCGCGAGGAACCCCTCGGTGGGTCTGAAACTAGGTTAAAGCAATTAGCATGCTGCCGACATATTGTCCTGCGGCAGGGCCGTGGGTACCGGGGGAGACTCGCGACCGTACCTTGGCTAACCAAGCCGCTTGCGGCGCGGCGCAGCCGACCCTCGCCGTGGCCGGACCGGTGCGGCGCGGGGGCGGTGACTCAGCTAGAAGGTGCGCGCCAAACGCACGCGCGGGGCCTCCGGCCCACAGCCGAGGGCGCCACGGGAGCCCACGAGGCGCCGGGCAGCCTCGCGGGGTACCCGCCGCAGCCCGGGTTTCCAGGGCTTTCCGGGTGATCGCCCCGGGCCGCGCCCTCGCGCGTCTCCCCTTCGCTAGGGGGCGGCCCTGCTTCCTCCTCGCGAGGCTCGCCTTCTCCCCAGGCTGCTTGCCAAGGAAGAGGAGATTCTGTTGGAGACAAAAcgaagtgaattaaaaaaaacaaaaaaacaaaaaacaaaaactcggTTGCACAAGTGGCTCCTTGCCTTCCCGAAAGGACCCCGGATTTTGTTGGGAGGCATCCGAGGGGTCTCCCGGCCTCAGCACAGTCGTCGACCCCATCTCCTTTGAGACGACTGCTCTGAGATCCACATACCTGATGCTGGAACTACAGAAGGGATGGGCCACAGGGCTAGCTAAAGCGCTGCCCTTTCTCTCCAGCCCGGCCGTGGAAGCACGATGGCCCCCCTCCCTTGGCCAGCCCCGGAAACTAGTCCCCTGTCCCCACTGCTCCCAACTCACCTCAAGCGCTATGCTTAGACGGGGTAggggtgaccttgggtaagtcaaaTATTCGTCTCTAGGCCCTAGCTTTCccctctgaaaaatgggaataataaatacACCATGACCTATTTGCCACATAGGGTGTTTGGAGGATAGGATAAAAATACAGGCCAAAGTTACTCTTTAAGGCAGGGAATGCAGATGCAGGGCCCTCTTAGAGACTTGGGGCCTAACCATCTAACCCACCCACTTTCAGCTAAATCGAACTAAAATGTGGTTTCTTACTAGATAACTACATTTTGCACGTCTGGTTCAGTTATCTTTTACAGACTcagttaattctttaaaaaaaaaacagctaccCCCATCATGTAGTaaacaaaaaacttttagaaaaaggTGTAAATAGCATTTATTAACATCGCTTAGAAATAAACCATATCTGGCAATAAATTAGCATGACGTTTTCTGGCCAGAGTTCTTCCAACAACGCAGAGTTCTGCCAAAGGTGCTGGGGGAAATCAAAGGCTAttgcatatttttagaaaatcaggataaattatataaattatatacttaaaCAGAGATCGTCTATTTCATTAACTTGACAggataataaatagataaataacagTTGATTGCCATTAGAAAAATGTGATTCTTAAATTACATTATAGATATTTACATGTACAATATGCACAGAGACATAATCAGATCCTCAGGAGGGTCTGGGACTTCTCAGGACACAAACTCAAAGGGCGGTTCGTTTTCTATGTTGTTGAAGGAAGATTTGCTGTTGAGTTTTCTGGGGTCCTCTGGGGTCCACACTTTGGCTGTTCGGataatattttgttctttgagtTGCTTTTCATCAGTCCATGAGAGGGAGTGTCCTGCAAGGGGAGGGAGGCCATAATCCGGGtcgctgggggagggggaccctGAGGAGgtgagaagagaaaacagaccGTGAACGTCCAACTCTATTCCCAGCGGTGCCCTCTGGTCCTTTAGGTTCCCCTCCTGGGCTCCTCGACAGAACAGGCGTCTTAAGTTACATTAAAACGaaccctcttcctccacccccagccccccagcgcCCCCTCCCCGGAATCCCCGGAGCTGCAAGTCCGTCGCGGACGCAAGCCCTCCCAGCCGCGGTCAAGTGGCGGAAAAAACCTGCGAAACGCCAACTCGTGTTCAAGGTCGCCGGTGCCCACGGACCACCTGTCCGTCCGTCAGTCGGCTTGTGGGTCCGCTCACCCAGCCCCTCCGGGACCTTCCCGTGCCCGTCCCCGTCTCCCTGAGCTGGACTGCGGACGCACTTACGGGTGCCCCGGTGGCAGATGATGACCTTCTGGGCCTGGCTGCCCGGGCTGTCCCCGCCCAGGCGCCCGCCGCCCCCcgggcccccgccgccgcccgcgccgccgccgcgcaGCGGCAGGTCGGCCTGCACCAGCTCGCTGAGGAAGTTGATGTAGCCGATGGCCAGGCGCAGCGTGTCCACCTTGGAGAGGCGCTTCTCGTAGGGCAGCGTGGGGATGTGCGAGCGCAGCCCCTCGAAGGCGTCGTTGATGGACTGCATGCGCCGCCGCTCGCGCACGTTGGCCGCCTGCCGCAGCTGCTGCAGCTCGGCCTCGGAGCgcacccgccgccgccgccgcgccgccgccgccgccgccccgctcAGGCCGCGCAGCCGGGCTCCGGGGGACAGCGCGGTCGCCCCCGCGCACGGGTAGGCCAGGCACGAGGGCGGCGAGCCGGGCGAATAGGGGAAGCCGCCGGGGGGCGCCCCTGCCTCGCAGCAgtagccgccgccgccgccgccgtcctCCGGCTCGCGGGGGCCCCCAGAGGGCGGCGGGGCGAGCGCGTGCGGGGCGGCCGAAGGCGCGGGCTGCAGCAGCAGGCACGCCCCGTCGCGGTAGCAGTACTCGTGCAGCTGGTGGCTGAGGAACTCCACCTCGGCCTGCTCGTCCGCCAGCAGCTCATCGCCGTCCTCCAGAGGGTCCCGAGAGGACTGGTCGGTGAAGAAGTCCTCCTCGTCAAAGTAAGGAGACGGGAAGGCGTCCAGGCCCCCGGGGAAGTGCTCTAGCAGCACCGCGTCCATGCTCCGTGCCGCCGCGGGCCTGAACGGCTGAGGGGCTGAGGGGTTCTCTGGAAGTTTAACGGTGCGCTGCTTGCTCGCACGGCGGCCCCCTCCctcccggggggggggagggtggtggtgagcGAGAGGCAGGGAGGATGGCCCGCCCGCTTCCCGCCCCCGGCCTCCCTGGAGTGTCCGCGGCCGCTGGGCTCTGGCCGGCGCCCGCGCTGCGCCGGGGAGGGCTGTGGCCGACTTGCTGAAACTGAGGGCCGGCACGCGAGGATTCTTATAACTACATCCACAGGCGCGTGCCAGGGACCCGCGGCGCCAGCCAATCACCGAGTACGGGGTgccggcggggagggggcagggaggccccGTCGGCGGCGCGGGGGCCGGGGCGGCCTTCCTCCCAGGGGGAGCTCCTGGGGCGAGGAGGAGGCGGGGCCCGCGCGGCCTGGGGCCAGACGTGGCCCTCCCCGCCCGCCCTTCTGACGAGTACCTGCGGGGCGCGGGGCTCCGGGGGCACCTGCGGCCCGCGGCGTCcgccctccccaccgccccccccctcccccgcgggCTCGGCGCGCTGCGCAAAGCCCGGCCCTTCCGCCCGGGGGCTGGGGCGCAGCGCGGGGCGTCTTCGCGCCGCCACAAACGATCCGGTGGGTGCGCGTGGGCGGCGCAGCTGAGGAGCGGATTGCGAAGGGAGCCCGCTCCTCTTCGGGGGTGGGCGCAGGCACCGCCTGCAGCCTGGGCAGTCGGGTGGGTGCCTTCGCCACCGCCAGTCCCGGGCGCGCGCCGGCCCCCCGCCCGAGTTCCTCCGGGTCTTCTCTCCTCACCGGACTTTTCTAGGACTCCTGTAAAGTTGGCACGGTGTGTGCCGGTGGGGTTAGGAGGCGGCGCGGTGCATCCCAACCGTTGCAGACCCTGCGCGGAGTCTCGGGGCGCGACTCTGCGGCCCGCCTCGCCTCCCCTCCTTTACCCCGCccggagagagaaagggggacacGGAGGGGCTGCCTCGGAGAGCGGCTCAGTGGGGCACGTTTCATCTGAGAGCGAATAGAGACCCTAGGGCTTTGGAGCAATAAAACCTGATACAAAAGAAGTCAAATGAATCGTCTGCTCTGGAGCAGTCCGGAGGGAGGGCATGGAAGTTAAAGGGCGGGGTGTGAACTCTTTCAAAACCCGAGTCCCTCACCTTTCTGCTGGCCACTGGATTGGC
The sequence above is drawn from the Zalophus californianus isolate mZalCal1 chromosome 9, mZalCal1.pri.v2, whole genome shotgun sequence genome and encodes:
- the PTF1A gene encoding pancreas transcription factor 1 subunit alpha, with the translated sequence MDAVLLEHFPGGLDAFPSPYFDEEDFFTDQSSRDPLEDGDELLADEQAEVEFLSHQLHEYCYRDGACLLLQPAPSAAPHALAPPPSGGPREPEDGGGGGGYCCEAGAPPGGFPYSPGSPPSCLAYPCAGATALSPGARLRGLSGAAAAAARRRRRVRSEAELQQLRQAANVRERRRMQSINDAFEGLRSHIPTLPYEKRLSKVDTLRLAIGYINFLSELVQADLPLRGGGAGGGGGPGGGGRLGGDSPGSQAQKVIICHRGTRSPSPSDPDYGLPPLAGHSLSWTDEKQLKEQNIIRTAKVWTPEDPRKLNSKSSFNNIENEPPFEFVS